A genomic stretch from Algoriphagus halophilus includes:
- a CDS encoding carboxylate--amine ligase: MNNRTKSPAFSVLIPDGDEANALSVVRCLAEVKNIQVFVISEHKYAPIRFSRYVKKFIHLPFGDNENYLAGIIEAIKKTKADVLLPVGVRAVRLIIEKKETFAKVIANINTPEIHSFDIADDKWLLSRWLKENNIAHPETLLFSPGDNLEEVISKISFPIIVKPRVGWGGKGIEIFENNDQFEEWYSGFDHKMDLIVQDYIKGYDIDCSLLGKQGEILAYTIQRSIKYSADYPWPYGLEFKNQEEILAIVEDLVEKFNWSGIVHIDLRYDEVEKRANLIEMNPRFWASVTASIFAGVNFPYLACLTALGEELPIIKLEDKIVVRSGPAVKMTWKRIVKNQKNLNFDNSFLEFIAKDPLPTIIGETLEYYQNFRNR; the protein is encoded by the coding sequence ATGAACAACAGGACCAAATCTCCCGCATTTTCTGTCTTGATTCCAGACGGTGATGAAGCCAACGCCCTCTCTGTCGTCAGGTGTCTAGCAGAAGTGAAGAATATCCAAGTATTTGTGATATCTGAACACAAATATGCCCCCATACGATTTTCCCGTTATGTAAAGAAGTTTATCCATCTTCCTTTTGGAGATAATGAAAATTATTTGGCTGGGATAATAGAAGCGATAAAAAAGACAAAGGCGGATGTTTTGCTGCCTGTTGGAGTTCGGGCTGTCCGTTTAATCATTGAAAAAAAAGAAACATTTGCCAAAGTAATAGCTAACATAAACACACCTGAAATCCACTCATTTGATATAGCAGATGACAAATGGTTACTTTCTCGATGGCTGAAAGAGAATAATATTGCTCATCCGGAAACCTTACTTTTTAGTCCAGGTGATAACTTGGAAGAGGTTATTTCAAAAATTAGCTTTCCCATCATCGTAAAACCAAGAGTGGGATGGGGAGGAAAAGGAATTGAAATTTTTGAAAATAATGATCAATTCGAGGAATGGTATTCCGGGTTTGATCATAAAATGGACTTGATCGTTCAGGACTACATCAAGGGATATGATATTGACTGTAGTTTATTAGGGAAGCAAGGGGAAATACTTGCATATACCATCCAAAGAAGTATCAAATATTCAGCAGATTACCCCTGGCCTTATGGATTGGAATTTAAGAACCAGGAAGAGATTTTGGCAATTGTGGAAGATCTGGTCGAAAAATTCAATTGGTCTGGTATCGTGCACATAGATTTAAGGTATGACGAAGTGGAGAAACGGGCCAACTTAATTGAGATGAACCCTCGGTTTTGGGCCAGTGTAACAGCTTCTATTTTTGCCGGTGTCAATTTCCCATATCTTGCTTGTTTAACGGCTTTGGGGGAAGAGCTTCCAATCATAAAATTAGAGGATAAAATTGTGGTGAGGTCAGGGCCAGCAGTTAAAATGACCTGGAAGAGAATAGTTAAAAATCAAAAGAATTTAAACTTCGATAATTCGTTTTTGGAGTTCATTGCGAAGGACCCTTTACCTACGATCATTGGTGAGACTTTAGAATATTATCAGAATTTTAGAAATCGGTAA
- a CDS encoding pyridoxal phosphate-dependent decarboxylase family protein: MNEDNSLQHKMFLELKDAELFRKAESFGIEYLGSIFDRNVYPSKSDLHDLSIFEEDFPENSGDPLETLNLLNRYGAPGTTAQIGGRYFGFVHGGVIPVGLAAKNLATFWDQNATVYQSSPISSKLETVVQKWLVQLLALPNETVAGFVSGTSTANFCALAAARYRILKNLNWDVTKKGLFNAPKVRIVAGRQVHSSMLQAISLAGFGIDTIEFVEVDDQGRILVDKIPKLDHTTILSLQAGNVNTGAFDNFASICKKAKEQGAWVHIDGAFGLWAGATQHFNHLTTGYEYASSWAVDAHKTLNSPYDSGIIFCTDEEALISTLHINAAYLPNDNERNGMYYVPEMSRRSRVIELWAILRYLGRTGIEELIHNLHKRAVQFAELLNSEKGFLVLNQVVYNQVLVQCDTDSLTDKVLKEIQEMRECWVGGSSWKGRKVIRISICSWATTEEDVKRSVDSFRKALKNIKN, encoded by the coding sequence ATGAACGAAGACAATTCATTGCAGCATAAAATGTTCCTGGAACTGAAAGATGCTGAGCTCTTTCGTAAAGCGGAATCTTTTGGTATAGAATACCTCGGGAGCATTTTTGACAGGAATGTATATCCTTCCAAGAGTGATCTCCATGATCTTTCAATATTTGAGGAAGATTTTCCGGAAAATTCCGGAGATCCCCTTGAAACTTTAAATCTTTTAAATAGATATGGAGCTCCCGGGACAACAGCTCAAATTGGCGGTAGATATTTTGGATTTGTTCATGGTGGAGTTATTCCAGTGGGGCTAGCGGCAAAAAATCTGGCCACATTTTGGGATCAAAACGCAACAGTATACCAGAGCTCTCCCATCTCCTCAAAATTAGAAACTGTCGTTCAAAAGTGGCTTGTCCAACTACTTGCACTGCCAAATGAAACCGTAGCTGGATTTGTAAGCGGCACCTCGACTGCCAATTTTTGTGCCTTAGCTGCAGCGCGATACCGGATATTAAAGAATTTGAATTGGGACGTCACGAAAAAAGGACTTTTTAATGCCCCAAAAGTTAGGATTGTAGCTGGAAGACAGGTTCATTCCTCCATGCTGCAGGCAATTTCTTTGGCTGGTTTTGGAATTGATACTATTGAATTTGTGGAGGTTGACGATCAAGGAAGGATTTTGGTAGATAAAATTCCCAAACTTGATCATACCACAATTTTATCTCTACAAGCGGGAAACGTAAATACTGGTGCTTTTGACAACTTTGCTTCAATTTGTAAGAAAGCTAAAGAGCAAGGGGCATGGGTTCATATAGATGGTGCCTTTGGACTATGGGCCGGTGCTACCCAACATTTTAACCATCTTACTACCGGGTACGAATACGCAAGTTCATGGGCAGTTGATGCACATAAGACATTAAACTCACCCTATGATTCCGGTATTATATTTTGTACCGATGAGGAGGCACTAATTTCAACTTTACATATAAATGCTGCTTATCTGCCAAATGACAATGAAAGAAATGGCATGTATTACGTACCAGAAATGTCAAGAAGGAGCAGAGTTATTGAACTTTGGGCTATTTTAAGATATCTAGGCCGAACCGGTATAGAAGAACTGATACATAATTTACACAAGCGTGCCGTTCAATTTGCTGAATTATTGAATTCCGAAAAGGGTTTTCTTGTGCTGAATCAGGTCGTATATAATCAAGTTCTTGTGCAATGTGATACTGATTCCTTAACAGATAAAGTTCTTAAAGAAATTCAAGAAATGAGGGAATGCTGGGTGGGTGGTTCCAGTTGGAAAGGACGTAAGGTTATCAGGATTAGTATTTGTTCCTGGGCAACTACAGAGGAAGATGTAAAAAGATCTGTTGATTCATTTAGGAAAGCCCTTAAGAATATAAAAAATTAA
- a CDS encoding (2Fe-2S)-binding protein: protein MPQYKLRINGLVKEVETDADTPLLYVLRDELELNGPKFGCGLSQCGACMVLIDGEATTSCMRPISSLGNAEIITLEGLRGKNGELHPVQQAFVQEQAAQCGYCLNGMVMASVGLLNQNPNPNDQEIREGMQLNLCRCSTHSRIIKAIKTAAKTQ, encoded by the coding sequence ATGCCCCAGTACAAATTACGGATCAACGGCTTAGTCAAAGAGGTAGAAACCGATGCAGACACCCCTCTTCTTTATGTTTTAAGGGATGAATTGGAACTCAACGGACCCAAATTTGGATGCGGGTTATCCCAATGTGGAGCCTGTATGGTATTAATCGATGGAGAAGCCACTACCTCTTGCATGCGACCGATATCCTCTTTAGGTAATGCTGAAATAATCACCTTGGAGGGATTAAGAGGGAAAAACGGAGAACTTCACCCAGTCCAGCAAGCTTTCGTTCAAGAGCAAGCTGCTCAATGCGGTTATTGTCTCAATGGAATGGTGATGGCATCTGTGGGCTTATTGAATCAAAATCCAAACCCCAATGACCAAGAAATCAGAGAAGGAATGCAGTTAAATCTATGTAGATGTAGCACTCATTCCAGAATCATTAAGGCCATCAAAACTGCAGCAAAAACCCAATAA
- a CDS encoding VOC family protein: MKRFYKCSPQLPVRNLRQTLDYYRDVLGFTEEWTFGDFDGGIRKDDLRLIFSQDETFTNDINNKNHRLDLMWFVTNIEEIYADFKRLDVNIIDQLQEQPYGLKEFAFVDINGYCIRVAESV; this comes from the coding sequence ATGAAAAGATTTTATAAATGTTCTCCTCAGTTACCCGTAAGAAATTTGCGGCAAACACTTGACTATTATCGTGATGTGCTAGGCTTTACAGAAGAATGGACATTTGGGGATTTTGATGGGGGGATCCGTAAAGATGACTTACGATTAATTTTTTCTCAGGATGAGACCTTTACAAACGATATCAATAACAAAAACCATCGACTAGACCTCATGTGGTTTGTAACAAATATTGAGGAAATCTATGCAGATTTCAAACGACTGGATGTCAATATTATCGACCAGTTACAGGAACAACCCTATGGACTTAAGGAGTTTGCATTTGTTGATATCAATGGATACTGCATCCGAGTAGCCGAAAGTGTGTAA
- a CDS encoding YdeI/OmpD-associated family protein, translating to MIKSLDLFFDKPSKWQEEYLFMRKILHECGMQEELKWGKPCYTFKGNNIVLIHGFKEYCALLFHKGALLQDSEGILVQQTEHVQAARQLRFTSLEEIKKWKPSIKHYVMEAIEVEKAGLEVPMKKTSEFEMVSEFKERLEGDASLKSAFENLTPGRQRGYLLYFSQAKQSNTRQARVEKYLLKILEGKGLND from the coding sequence ATGATCAAAAGCCTCGATTTATTTTTCGACAAACCATCCAAGTGGCAGGAAGAATATCTTTTTATGAGAAAGATCCTTCATGAATGTGGCATGCAGGAAGAGCTTAAATGGGGGAAACCTTGTTACACTTTCAAAGGAAATAATATCGTGTTGATTCATGGGTTTAAGGAATACTGTGCCTTACTTTTTCACAAAGGAGCTCTACTCCAAGATTCGGAAGGGATTTTAGTACAGCAGACAGAACATGTGCAGGCTGCTCGACAACTTCGGTTTACATCATTGGAGGAAATAAAAAAGTGGAAGCCTAGTATCAAGCACTATGTTATGGAGGCCATAGAAGTAGAAAAGGCAGGTTTGGAGGTGCCTATGAAGAAGACCTCAGAATTTGAAATGGTTTCAGAGTTTAAAGAAAGATTGGAAGGGGATGCTTCTTTAAAAAGTGCTTTTGAAAATCTGACTCCAGGTAGGCAAAGAGGGTATCTATTATATTTTTCTCAGGCCAAACAATCCAACACCCGACAAGCCAGAGTGGAGAAATACCTTCTAAAGATTTTAGAGGGTAAAGGCCTGAATGATTGA
- a CDS encoding arylsulfatase: protein MNYLKNQFYPFFRFFCLVGVPLLIFSSCKEEETSPIPPNILVIISDDQGWGDLGVNGNPSVHTPRIDAMAKAGVQFTRFYVSPVCSPTRAELLTGRYHPRGGIYDTSSGGERLDLDETTVAEIFQSEGYRTGAFGKWHNGTQPPYHPNNRGFEEYYGFASGHWGNYFSPMLERNGEVVQGDGFIIDDLTNQTLKFIEEESNQPFFAWLALNTPHSPMQVPDLWWDRYKNDSIPPHRYQDSESPDKTRAAWALCENIDWNVGRILDRLDSLGKLENTIVIYMSDNGPNGWRWNDGLKGIKGHTDEGGVRSPFIVFWKDHLQAKKIHQVAATIDVLPSLVDMAGISMKETKKLDGVSLKPLLMGEDQDWEQRFIFSHWNGAVSVRNQDYLLDKEDRLFDLKNDPGQLEPIINPSDSLRSLFVEAKTNWKKNVLSELDRNRREVFPIGYSKSTFTHLPARDGIAHGSIQRSNRFPNSSFFTNWISESDSITWDAEVLTSGNYKATIYYTAKESAVGSIVSLEQGENQLEAPVLTAHDPPFVAVEYDRYPRQESYEKNFRPLELGVIHLDEGGHSIALKSKKINGPEFMEVRLLVLEKLDE, encoded by the coding sequence ATGAACTATCTCAAAAATCAATTTTATCCATTTTTTAGGTTCTTTTGCCTAGTTGGAGTACCTCTTTTGATATTTTCATCTTGTAAGGAAGAAGAGACCTCGCCAATACCACCCAATATTTTGGTAATCATTTCTGATGATCAGGGATGGGGTGATTTAGGTGTAAATGGAAATCCCTCTGTACATACCCCCCGAATTGATGCGATGGCTAAAGCTGGAGTTCAATTTACCCGCTTTTATGTCAGTCCTGTTTGTTCTCCAACCAGAGCAGAATTATTAACTGGGAGATACCATCCAAGAGGAGGAATATATGATACCTCTTCGGGAGGTGAGCGATTGGATTTAGACGAAACTACGGTTGCTGAGATTTTTCAATCTGAAGGGTATAGAACAGGTGCTTTTGGGAAGTGGCATAATGGCACTCAACCTCCCTATCATCCAAACAATCGTGGATTTGAGGAATATTATGGCTTCGCTTCCGGGCATTGGGGCAACTATTTCAGTCCCATGCTGGAACGAAATGGAGAAGTAGTTCAAGGAGATGGCTTTATCATTGATGACCTGACCAATCAAACATTAAAATTTATTGAGGAAGAATCCAATCAACCCTTCTTTGCTTGGTTGGCACTAAATACGCCCCATAGTCCCATGCAGGTGCCGGATCTGTGGTGGGATCGCTATAAAAATGATTCTATTCCTCCGCATAGGTATCAAGATTCAGAAAGCCCAGATAAAACACGTGCTGCTTGGGCGCTATGCGAAAATATCGATTGGAATGTGGGAAGAATTTTAGATCGCCTGGATAGTTTAGGAAAGCTTGAAAACACCATTGTGATTTATATGTCTGATAATGGCCCCAATGGTTGGAGATGGAATGATGGGTTGAAAGGGATTAAAGGCCATACCGATGAAGGAGGAGTACGCTCCCCATTCATTGTTTTTTGGAAGGATCATTTACAGGCAAAAAAAATCCATCAAGTGGCTGCCACCATCGACGTACTACCTTCTTTAGTTGATATGGCTGGGATTTCGATGAAGGAAACCAAGAAATTGGATGGGGTCAGTTTAAAACCTTTGTTGATGGGAGAGGATCAAGATTGGGAACAACGTTTCATCTTTTCTCATTGGAATGGAGCCGTCAGTGTGAGAAACCAAGACTATCTCCTGGATAAAGAGGATCGGCTGTTTGATTTGAAAAATGACCCTGGGCAATTGGAACCCATCATAAATCCCTCTGATTCCTTGCGCTCTCTATTTGTTGAGGCAAAGACCAATTGGAAGAAGAACGTATTGAGTGAGTTGGATCGAAATAGAAGAGAAGTATTTCCTATTGGCTATTCAAAAAGTACATTTACGCATTTACCAGCGAGAGACGGAATAGCCCATGGATCTATCCAACGATCCAATCGCTTTCCAAATTCCTCTTTTTTTACAAATTGGATTTCGGAGTCGGACAGTATCACCTGGGATGCTGAGGTCTTAACCAGTGGCAATTACAAGGCAACAATTTATTATACCGCAAAGGAATCTGCGGTGGGGTCTATCGTTTCCTTGGAACAGGGAGAAAATCAATTGGAAGCTCCTGTTTTGACAGCTCACGATCCTCCATTTGTAGCCGTGGAATATGATCGATATCCTAGGCAAGAGTCTTATGAAAAGAACTTTAGACCCCTAGAACTTGGAGTAATTCATTTAGATGAAGGGGGCCATTCAATCGCCTTGAAGTCTAAGAAGATAAATGGACCAGAATTTATGGAGGTCCGATTATTGGTTCTTGAAAAACTAGATGAATAG
- a CDS encoding zinc-binding alcohol dehydrogenase family protein — translation MKAAITTKAGSPEVIEIKEVSTPQVKLGWVLIKVKAFGLNRSELFTRRGDSPGVEFPRIQGIECVGVVEEDPSNTFEKGQQVAAIMGGMGRFFDGGYAEYTLAPIEIIFPFTSSLDWGTLGAIPEMFQTVSGSLHQALEIQKGETLLIRGGTSSIGMLACQLAKGKGLTVLSTTRNSEKRQALLDNGVDHVILDDGIVKYQVRKIYPRGVDKVLELIGTRTLKDSLKCIAPKGMVCMTGILGNEWTMKEFTPMGDIPSLGRLTVYMGESNNLSKNLLQEFINDVERGTIQLRIDRMFQLDEVVKAHQYMEENKAKGKLVVKVE, via the coding sequence ATGAAAGCAGCGATCACCACCAAAGCCGGAAGTCCTGAGGTTATTGAAATTAAGGAGGTCTCTACACCCCAAGTAAAACTAGGTTGGGTTTTAATTAAGGTAAAAGCTTTTGGCCTGAATAGGTCTGAGTTATTTACAAGACGTGGTGATTCTCCAGGAGTTGAATTTCCACGCATTCAAGGAATTGAATGTGTAGGAGTGGTGGAGGAAGATCCTTCAAACACCTTTGAAAAAGGACAGCAAGTGGCAGCAATCATGGGGGGGATGGGAAGATTTTTTGATGGGGGGTATGCAGAATATACCTTGGCACCAATAGAAATAATTTTTCCTTTTACAAGTAGTTTGGATTGGGGGACCCTTGGAGCAATTCCAGAAATGTTTCAGACAGTATCTGGATCTCTCCATCAGGCACTTGAAATCCAAAAGGGTGAAACACTTCTAATTCGAGGAGGCACTTCATCCATTGGAATGTTAGCCTGCCAACTTGCCAAAGGAAAAGGATTGACAGTGCTATCGACTACTAGAAATTCAGAAAAGAGGCAGGCCCTGCTAGATAATGGGGTTGACCATGTTATTTTGGATGATGGAATTGTAAAGTATCAAGTCAGAAAGATTTATCCCAGGGGTGTAGATAAAGTGCTGGAATTGATTGGTACAAGGACATTAAAAGATTCTTTGAAATGTATTGCGCCTAAAGGAATGGTTTGTATGACTGGAATATTAGGAAATGAATGGACCATGAAAGAGTTTACTCCGATGGGGGATATTCCATCACTAGGTAGGCTTACTGTGTATATGGGGGAATCCAATAATCTTTCTAAAAATCTGCTTCAGGAATTTATAAATGATGTGGAAAGGGGAACTATCCAATTACGGATTGATAGGATGTTTCAATTAGATGAAGTTGTAAAAGCCCATCAATACATGGAAGAAAATAAAGCAAAAGGAAAATTAGTAGTGAAGGTTGAATAG
- a CDS encoding xanthine dehydrogenase family protein molybdopterin-binding subunit, which yields MELPKTSRRKFLRNIGFISVGFPLLSSCFEEQEKTMAKRIDYNGDLPGSMRNASAVNAWLQVLEDGRVLIYSGKVELGQGIRMAICQVAAEELDLDLDQVEVHLAETGVTPDEGYTAGSGSVPNSAMSVRYAAATARKKLLELASSQLNAPIEKLSFSKGNVGYQNQKLNFAEILDGAQIEMEVSKPVPIKDSSSYQYIGKAIHRKDIPKMVIGEEIYVQDLRFPGMVHARVLRPASYQSSLTSIDLDGLSSEVSGVLKTVVKGNFVGVITEREYQAVKAERYLKNHSEWTSETAFPEEENLYKHLKSIAEPPESIRDQGDVSKAFAENQTYQAEYTKPYFQHGAIGPACGIALFDGDILHIWSHSQGIYPMRSAIAAMLKMDQSKIHVTGIPGAGCFGHNAADDAAADAAILATEYPGKHVRVQWSRTDEHTWEPYGTAMIMKMHASLDNQGKITAWKSEVWTDTHSMRPNRDPATLLDTRYLEGPIPLTQRGYLGGGHRNADPYYAFPNMQVNAHFFNGPLRVSSLRSLGSYGNIFAIESFMDELAEKANNNPFAFRITHLNDERAIAVIQKLQQLCNAARVNTGEGIGMAFSRYKNNTAYAAVAAHVKVDPAAGILQLKKLWAVGDVGQIINLDGITNQFEGGMIQAASWTLKEQVNFKGDQITSKDWMSYPIFRFDEIPEVEVVMIDHPELPAEGGGEVSMPPTGAAIANAVYQACGKRVYDLPIRIEKIPS from the coding sequence ATGGAGCTCCCCAAAACATCAAGAAGGAAATTTTTAAGAAATATTGGATTTATCAGCGTGGGTTTCCCATTGCTGAGTTCTTGTTTTGAGGAACAAGAAAAAACCATGGCCAAGCGGATTGATTACAATGGGGATTTACCCGGAAGTATGAGAAATGCCAGTGCAGTCAATGCCTGGCTGCAAGTATTGGAAGATGGAAGGGTATTGATTTATTCTGGAAAAGTTGAATTGGGCCAAGGAATTCGAATGGCGATTTGTCAAGTAGCAGCGGAAGAATTAGATCTGGATTTAGACCAAGTGGAAGTCCATTTGGCAGAAACTGGAGTTACGCCAGACGAAGGATACACTGCCGGAAGTGGGTCAGTTCCAAACAGCGCCATGTCTGTTCGATATGCCGCAGCGACTGCAAGAAAAAAACTATTGGAGCTTGCTAGTAGTCAACTGAATGCACCAATAGAAAAGCTTTCATTTTCAAAAGGGAATGTAGGGTATCAAAACCAAAAATTAAATTTTGCTGAAATCCTTGATGGGGCTCAAATTGAAATGGAAGTAAGCAAACCAGTCCCAATAAAAGATAGCTCCTCTTACCAATACATTGGGAAAGCCATCCACAGAAAGGATATTCCCAAAATGGTCATTGGGGAAGAAATCTATGTGCAAGACCTTCGGTTTCCCGGGATGGTACATGCCCGTGTGTTACGACCTGCCAGCTATCAATCCTCTTTAACATCCATTGACCTAGATGGGCTCTCTTCTGAAGTATCGGGAGTTTTAAAAACTGTGGTAAAAGGGAATTTTGTTGGAGTCATCACTGAACGGGAGTATCAAGCAGTTAAAGCAGAGCGGTACCTTAAAAACCATTCGGAATGGACCTCTGAGACAGCTTTCCCTGAGGAAGAAAATTTATACAAGCATTTAAAGTCCATTGCTGAGCCTCCTGAGAGCATCCGGGACCAGGGGGATGTTAGCAAAGCCTTTGCTGAGAACCAGACCTATCAAGCAGAATATACCAAGCCCTATTTTCAACATGGGGCCATTGGTCCTGCTTGTGGCATCGCACTGTTCGATGGTGACATTTTACATATCTGGTCCCATAGTCAGGGAATATACCCCATGCGTAGCGCCATTGCCGCCATGTTGAAGATGGATCAATCAAAGATTCATGTGACTGGAATCCCTGGTGCCGGGTGTTTTGGACATAATGCCGCAGATGATGCAGCTGCAGATGCAGCCATTCTTGCCACTGAATACCCTGGAAAGCATGTCCGGGTTCAGTGGTCTAGAACTGACGAACATACCTGGGAGCCCTATGGTACAGCGATGATCATGAAGATGCATGCCAGTCTGGACAATCAAGGGAAAATCACCGCATGGAAATCTGAGGTGTGGACCGATACCCACAGTATGAGACCCAATCGGGATCCAGCAACCTTGTTGGACACCAGATATCTGGAGGGTCCCATACCCTTAACTCAAAGAGGATATTTAGGAGGAGGTCATCGTAATGCCGATCCCTACTATGCTTTTCCTAACATGCAGGTGAATGCCCATTTTTTTAATGGCCCCTTGAGAGTATCCTCCTTGCGAAGCTTAGGCTCCTATGGGAATATTTTCGCTATTGAATCCTTTATGGATGAACTTGCAGAAAAAGCCAATAACAATCCTTTTGCATTTAGGATCACTCATTTAAATGATGAAAGAGCCATCGCTGTAATCCAAAAACTTCAGCAATTATGCAACGCTGCCAGGGTCAATACTGGAGAAGGAATAGGGATGGCCTTTTCCAGGTATAAAAATAATACTGCTTATGCAGCTGTAGCGGCACATGTAAAAGTGGATCCAGCTGCAGGAATTCTCCAACTCAAAAAATTATGGGCAGTGGGAGACGTTGGCCAGATTATCAACTTAGATGGAATCACCAATCAATTTGAAGGTGGAATGATCCAGGCTGCCAGTTGGACCTTAAAGGAACAGGTTAATTTTAAGGGAGATCAAATTACCAGTAAAGACTGGATGAGTTATCCAATTTTCCGATTTGATGAAATTCCAGAAGTGGAAGTAGTGATGATTGACCATCCTGAGTTACCTGCAGAAGGAGGAGGAGAAGTTTCCATGCCTCCCACCGGAGCGGCTATTGCCAATGCAGTATACCAAGCTTGTGGAAAACGAGTGTACGATCTTCCAATCCGAATTGAGAAGATCCCTAGCTGA
- a CDS encoding alpha-L-fucosidase: MNQKSFWLVVIALVITFGAQAQNTLHPTSSEYQYPTDPKVMEKLEHWRDQKFGILIHWGIYAVPGIVESWSIVNEDWINRKDTTQSYEDYKKWYWGLKEEFNPTGFDPSQWADAAAKAGMKYVVFTTKHHDGFNMFDTQFTDYKITNGPFGSNPKADVAKHVFDAFRAKDMMIGAYYSKPDWHSQYFWWDYRATPDRNVNYDIRKHPWRWNQFVQFTHNQLNEITTNYGDIDILWLDGGWVRPKSTVNEEVLSWGAPIPEFSQEIDMPKVAEMVRKNQEGILIVDRTVHGPFENYRTPEQGIPATMSPDPWESCITLGGAWGYVPNDRFKPSRKVIHLLIEIVAKGGNLLLGVGPTANGLFLPEQVERLEEIGAWLKVNGEGIYNTRAIESFQDGAFYFTQGKEKELFALLPLEEGEELGERISWSVNPPKKGSKIQVLGEKGSLKWKTENGKTVVSIPKSLQKKLAEVPALVFKYEVE; encoded by the coding sequence ATGAACCAAAAATCATTTTGGCTAGTAGTGATTGCCTTGGTGATCACTTTCGGGGCACAGGCCCAAAACACATTACATCCAACCTCTTCCGAATACCAATATCCTACAGATCCTAAAGTAATGGAGAAGTTGGAGCATTGGAGAGATCAGAAATTCGGTATTTTAATTCACTGGGGAATTTATGCGGTGCCTGGGATTGTAGAATCCTGGAGCATTGTCAATGAAGATTGGATTAATAGAAAAGACACGACTCAGAGTTATGAAGACTATAAAAAATGGTATTGGGGCCTAAAGGAGGAGTTTAATCCTACAGGTTTTGATCCCTCACAATGGGCTGACGCAGCTGCCAAAGCAGGTATGAAATACGTGGTGTTTACCACCAAGCACCATGATGGATTCAATATGTTTGATACCCAATTCACCGATTACAAAATCACCAATGGTCCTTTCGGTTCCAACCCAAAAGCAGATGTGGCTAAACATGTATTTGATGCTTTTAGAGCCAAAGACATGATGATTGGAGCTTATTATTCCAAGCCAGATTGGCATTCCCAATATTTTTGGTGGGATTATAGAGCCACTCCAGACCGGAATGTGAATTACGATATCCGGAAACATCCTTGGAGATGGAACCAGTTTGTACAATTTACCCATAACCAGCTCAATGAAATTACCACCAATTATGGGGACATAGATATCCTTTGGCTAGATGGAGGATGGGTTCGCCCTAAGTCCACAGTAAATGAAGAAGTATTAAGTTGGGGAGCTCCTATACCAGAATTTAGCCAAGAAATTGATATGCCAAAAGTGGCAGAGATGGTACGAAAAAACCAAGAAGGAATTTTGATCGTGGACCGCACGGTACATGGGCCATTTGAAAATTATAGAACCCCGGAACAAGGTATTCCCGCTACCATGTCTCCAGATCCCTGGGAAAGCTGTATCACACTTGGAGGCGCTTGGGGATATGTACCTAATGATCGATTCAAGCCATCTAGAAAAGTCATTCATTTGTTGATTGAAATTGTGGCAAAGGGAGGAAATCTCCTATTGGGTGTAGGACCAACAGCGAATGGATTATTCTTGCCCGAGCAAGTTGAAAGACTGGAAGAAATCGGTGCCTGGCTAAAGGTGAATGGAGAAGGGATTTATAATACCAGAGCCATAGAATCATTTCAAGATGGAGCGTTTTATTTCACCCAAGGAAAAGAAAAAGAACTTTTTGCCCTGTTGCCTTTGGAAGAAGGAGAGGAGCTAGGAGAACGTATATCTTGGTCTGTAAATCCTCCAAAGAAAGGAAGCAAAATCCAGGTCTTGGGAGAAAAAGGTTCCTTAAAGTGGAAGACAGAAAATGGGAAAACGGTTGTTTCCATTCCAAAAAGCTTGCAAAAGAAATTAGCGGAGGTTCCTGCCTTGGTCTTTAAATATGAAGTGGAATAG